A DNA window from Vibrio sp. CDRSL-10 TSBA contains the following coding sequences:
- a CDS encoding DUF2955 domain-containing protein: protein MRLWDHPLSNNDFRQCLRIATGATLGFTFNKVMGWDNGVFFTVTPILLLGMIPVINAHAARQILASSVVIALEVGILGGIFGDHPGMMTIIAFFLFLSKFACMSKGPLFLFGANSVINLSIMLHFASYPTTNLNILIEDNLVATFLSVLVAYLVTFLIPDVEPRQPPPRPTVPKKSHRMRHEALMGSVIATLSFVVFQVADLQDSLSAQATTVLLLFPMHWNGAMGYARKRAMGTIMGVTFGLLTQIILYDWSDTLLFVIPLLWIGLMIFGYMHCKESSGSGAGFGGMTTLGILFGQYLAPDGDLVFSALYRVSSIFGAIVITLTVAYAVHRILNRFEATSFGPVES, encoded by the coding sequence ATGAGACTTTGGGATCATCCATTATCCAACAATGATTTCCGCCAGTGCCTGCGTATTGCGACCGGCGCCACGCTCGGATTCACCTTTAACAAAGTGATGGGCTGGGACAACGGGGTGTTCTTTACCGTCACCCCGATTCTGCTGCTCGGCATGATACCTGTGATCAACGCGCATGCAGCACGACAGATCTTAGCGTCATCGGTAGTGATTGCACTGGAAGTGGGTATTTTAGGCGGTATTTTTGGTGACCATCCGGGCATGATGACCATCATCGCGTTCTTCCTGTTCCTGAGTAAATTTGCCTGCATGTCCAAGGGCCCGCTGTTCCTGTTTGGTGCAAACAGTGTGATTAACCTGAGTATCATGCTGCACTTTGCCAGTTACCCGACTACGAACCTCAATATCCTAATTGAGGATAACCTGGTGGCGACCTTCTTATCCGTGCTTGTAGCCTATCTGGTGACTTTCCTGATTCCGGATGTGGAACCGCGTCAGCCGCCACCGCGTCCGACCGTGCCGAAAAAGTCGCACCGTATGCGCCATGAAGCACTGATGGGTTCAGTGATTGCCACACTGTCATTTGTCGTATTTCAGGTCGCCGATCTGCAGGACTCACTGTCTGCTCAGGCGACCACTGTTCTGCTGCTGTTTCCGATGCACTGGAACGGCGCGATGGGTTACGCACGCAAGCGAGCTATGGGTACCATTATGGGCGTGACCTTTGGCCTGCTGACACAAATAATACTGTATGACTGGTCAGATACCCTGCTGTTCGTGATCCCGCTGTTGTGGATTGGTCTGATGATTTTTGGTTACATGCACTGTAAAGAGTCGAGTGGATCCGGCGCCGGTTTCGGCGGTATGACCACACTCGGTATTCTTTTCGGACAGTACCTGGCTCCGGATGGCGATTTGGTGTTCAGTGCCCTGTACCGGGTCAGCAGTATTTTCGGGGCGATCGTGATCACCCTGACGGTTGCCTATGCTGTCCACCGTATTCTGAACCGTTTTGAAGCGACCAGCTTCGGTCCGGTAGAAAGCTAG
- a CDS encoding HlyD family secretion protein: MTPDQKFARWIKYSCIGFVFVFAYFLIADLAMPLTPQAMATRVVTKVAPRISGQITAINVKNNQVVQKGDILFEIDPKQYQLAVNQAQLNLERVMQDNDQLDASINAAKADVDAAKIVLEQREREYHRLNTLFLRNGTSQQLRDDAQSDATAAKASLAASRARLKELEVSRGDIDDNKNVNIRVAQNQLDQAELNLSYTRVVAENDGIVTNLQLDSGTYAAAGNPLLALVDNEVDVIADFREKSLRHFGHNSQAMVAFDSKPGQVFTAEVGTIDAGVSSGQFDADGRLATPTSSNRWVRDAQRMRLHLVMHDEELQKLPAGARATVQLLPESPVLNFLAKAQIHFLSTLHYIY; encoded by the coding sequence ATGACACCCGATCAAAAATTCGCTCGCTGGATCAAATACTCCTGTATTGGGTTTGTTTTCGTCTTTGCGTATTTTCTCATCGCTGACCTTGCTATGCCATTGACACCGCAAGCGATGGCGACCCGAGTTGTAACTAAAGTGGCACCGCGTATCAGCGGCCAGATCACAGCGATCAACGTAAAAAACAACCAGGTGGTACAAAAAGGCGACATCCTGTTTGAAATCGATCCGAAACAGTATCAACTGGCTGTTAATCAGGCACAGCTCAATCTTGAGCGAGTAATGCAGGACAACGACCAACTAGATGCCTCTATTAATGCAGCTAAAGCGGATGTAGATGCAGCCAAAATCGTCCTTGAACAACGTGAACGTGAATACCACCGTCTGAACACTCTTTTCCTGCGCAATGGCACTTCACAACAGTTACGTGACGACGCCCAGAGTGATGCTACCGCGGCCAAAGCCAGCCTTGCTGCTTCCCGTGCTCGTCTGAAAGAGCTGGAAGTCAGCCGCGGTGACATTGACGACAACAAAAACGTCAACATTCGCGTTGCGCAGAACCAACTTGATCAGGCTGAGCTTAACCTGTCATACACCCGGGTGGTGGCCGAAAACGACGGCATCGTGACCAACCTGCAGTTAGATAGCGGCACGTACGCAGCCGCGGGCAACCCGCTGCTGGCGCTGGTTGACAATGAAGTGGATGTGATTGCGGACTTCCGTGAGAAGAGCCTGCGTCATTTCGGTCACAACAGCCAGGCTATGGTTGCATTCGACAGCAAACCTGGACAGGTTTTTACGGCTGAAGTCGGCACTATTGACGCTGGTGTAAGCTCAGGCCAGTTTGATGCTGACGGCCGTCTGGCAACCCCGACCTCATCCAACCGCTGGGTACGTGATGCGCAACGTATGCGCCTGCACCTTGTTATGCATGATGAAGAATTGCAAAAACTACCGGCCGGTGCACGTGCCACCGTACAATTGTTGCCGGAGTCTCCGGTTCTGAATTTCCTGGCTAAAGCGCAGATTCATTTCCTCAGCACCCTGCACTACATCTATTAA
- the slyA gene encoding transcriptional regulator SlyA has protein sequence MIQDINNLYELTLAEKLARVSRLWKMVADRELSPLGLTHPRWTALWKLQRLGDNISQKQLADALEIELASLMRTLKQLEEQSLITRHHCVSDKRARIISLTDEGRLMIQQMETRILQVRRQLLSTINDDELMKLSQILEQISENALEALSTLSDQPSI, from the coding sequence ATGATCCAAGACATCAACAATCTGTATGAATTGACCCTGGCCGAAAAGCTCGCCCGCGTATCCCGTCTGTGGAAGATGGTGGCGGATCGCGAACTGTCTCCTTTGGGGTTAACTCACCCGCGCTGGACGGCTTTATGGAAGCTACAGCGTCTGGGGGACAACATCAGTCAGAAACAACTGGCGGATGCGCTCGAGATTGAACTTGCTTCATTAATGCGCACTTTGAAACAGCTCGAAGAGCAATCACTGATCACCAGACATCACTGCGTAAGCGACAAACGGGCACGCATCATCTCGCTCACAGATGAAGGCCGTTTGATGATTCAGCAAATGGAGACGCGCATTCTTCAGGTCCGCCGCCAGCTGCTGAGCACGATCAATGACGATGAACTGATGAAGTTAAGTCAGATCCTGGAACAGATCTCTGAAAACGCTCTCGAAGCCCTTAGCACTCTGTCAGACCAACCTTCAATTTAA
- a CDS encoding ABC transporter substrate-binding protein has protein sequence MKKFAAGLACIATLFCSGAFAKEVRLASDFTYPPFNYKNSEGQPVGFDIEIADALCKQAQLECTWVSQGWDSLIPSLLARKVDVIMASMRITEERKKKVLFTNKYYQTPARFAASKDATFTIDKEGLKGKVIGVQRGTTVDRYVTDKFADVAEIKRYGGQDEVYIDLQNGRLDVTMANADQLGLAFLDKPEGQGFEFKGEAVTDPAYIGFGTALALRKQDKALAEKFNKAIAEIRANGTYDKIAAKYFNFDIYGADL, from the coding sequence ATGAAAAAATTTGCTGCTGGTCTGGCTTGTATTGCCACCCTGTTCTGCTCTGGTGCTTTTGCCAAAGAAGTGCGCCTGGCGTCCGACTTTACCTACCCGCCGTTTAACTACAAAAACAGCGAAGGTCAGCCGGTTGGTTTTGATATCGAAATCGCAGACGCGCTGTGTAAGCAAGCTCAACTGGAGTGTACCTGGGTATCGCAAGGCTGGGATTCACTGATCCCTAGCCTGCTGGCACGTAAGGTTGACGTCATCATGGCATCGATGCGTATTACCGAAGAGCGCAAAAAGAAAGTGCTGTTCACTAACAAGTATTACCAGACTCCGGCCCGCTTTGCCGCCAGCAAAGACGCGACCTTCACCATTGATAAAGAAGGTCTGAAAGGCAAGGTGATCGGTGTGCAACGTGGTACCACAGTAGACCGTTACGTCACAGACAAATTTGCCGATGTGGCAGAGATCAAACGTTACGGCGGCCAAGATGAAGTTTACATCGACCTGCAAAACGGTCGTCTGGATGTGACGATGGCAAACGCGGACCAACTGGGTCTGGCGTTCCTCGACAAACCAGAAGGTCAGGGATTTGAGTTCAAAGGCGAAGCTGTGACTGATCCGGCTTACATCGGCTTCGGTACCGCCCTGGCGCTGAGAAAGCAGGACAAAGCGCTGGCAGAGAAGTTTAACAAAGCGATCGCGGAGATCCGCGCCAACGGTACTTACGACAAGATTGCTGCTAAATACTTTAACTTCGATATCTATGGTGCAGACCTGTAA
- a CDS encoding triacylglycerol lipase, translating into MKIIILHGLYMHGVVMQPLSQRLTKLGYRTEVLSYNSVAIDEGKVFRAIDAALDHEQPNILVGHSLGGLMIKHYLASRQPSAQQISHVLAIGSPLQGASIVGKIQQLGLGALLGNSARYGLLAHEDKWRFPQKLGSIAGTVPIGMRRLLMGNDPLSDGTVTVEETKIDGMTDHIETRTTHTSMIYNDYIARQIDHFIRSDTFNPDL; encoded by the coding sequence ATGAAAATTATCATATTGCACGGTTTGTATATGCACGGCGTGGTTATGCAGCCACTGAGCCAGCGTCTCACCAAGCTCGGCTATCGCACCGAAGTCCTCAGTTATAACAGTGTGGCGATTGATGAAGGCAAAGTATTTCGCGCTATTGATGCTGCGCTCGACCACGAGCAGCCAAATATTCTGGTTGGCCATAGTCTGGGTGGCTTGATGATTAAACATTATCTCGCTTCACGTCAGCCTTCAGCGCAACAGATTAGCCATGTGCTGGCGATTGGCTCCCCGCTGCAAGGCGCCTCTATCGTCGGTAAAATTCAGCAACTCGGTTTGGGTGCTTTGCTTGGCAACTCTGCCCGTTATGGTCTGCTAGCTCATGAAGATAAGTGGCGATTTCCGCAGAAACTGGGCAGCATTGCGGGTACTGTGCCTATCGGGATGCGGCGTTTGCTGATGGGCAATGACCCGCTGTCGGATGGTACTGTCACGGTGGAAGAGACCAAAATTGATGGCATGACTGACCATATTGAAACCCGCACCACGCACACCAGTATGATCTATAACGACTATATTGCCCGCCAGATCGATCACTTTATCCGCAGCGATACATTCAACCCAGACCTCTAG
- a CDS encoding TonB-dependent receptor plug domain-containing protein: MKAPTKLHPLCLAIVAGLGAPGFSTAAFAADNATSTELATESVTPSAAAETSSADQDTITVYGRALSLYRANETSLATKTPTVIDDTPQSIQVLPQQLIEDQGARQVTDLYRSISGVSQYSYSGVTFPRFSSG; this comes from the coding sequence ATGAAAGCCCCAACAAAACTTCATCCTCTTTGCCTGGCTATTGTTGCCGGGTTAGGTGCGCCAGGATTCAGCACCGCAGCGTTTGCTGCAGATAATGCGACTTCAACCGAGCTTGCCACAGAGTCTGTGACTCCTTCTGCAGCGGCTGAAACCAGCTCTGCCGATCAAGACACCATTACGGTTTATGGTCGTGCGCTCTCTTTATATCGCGCTAATGAAACCAGTCTGGCGACCAAAACGCCGACCGTGATTGATGATACGCCCCAATCTATTCAGGTGTTACCGCAGCAACTGATCGAAGATCAGGGCGCACGTCAGGTAACGGATCTGTATCGCTCTATTAGTGGTGTCAGCCAGTATTCCTATTCCGGGGTGACGTTTCCGCGGTTTTCGTCAGGATGA
- a CDS encoding TonB-dependent receptor, protein MRGDPFNGFAIPQLFNIERVEVLKGPSSAVMGSGEPGGVINYVTKKPTYTTQRRVSVTAGNQDFVSGGVELSGPVNDDASQRYRVAIYQDHENPSRNNTDVRNRIIDLGYSWDMSEDSTITAQFTDIIQHYGGARLRGIPTDDAGNFLADIDWNANEASDFQDLEAQVYQLRLDHSFNDWLSGDVTLRYYENSEDQKYHEPNGLEDTDGDGVADWSKRQFRDQVRDNKAGSVSANLVALLGDHTLLFGADYYRIDEDYIYYRAKSVGGLSLTNPVYGADTSAYTLSLAKQTDSRSERYGAYAQDQWQITEQWNVLAGLRIDGFKDEVNDIKKLDPGSLHRLWHVLPSWLDLQNQSAMASVCCGRDRICTSGCCRSGIG, encoded by the coding sequence GTGCGCGGCGACCCGTTTAACGGCTTTGCCATTCCGCAACTGTTCAATATCGAGCGGGTGGAAGTGCTCAAAGGGCCATCCTCTGCTGTGATGGGCAGCGGTGAACCGGGTGGGGTGATTAATTATGTTACCAAGAAACCGACTTATACTACCCAGCGCCGTGTCTCTGTGACCGCGGGCAACCAGGATTTTGTCAGTGGCGGCGTTGAGCTGTCCGGCCCGGTGAATGATGATGCCAGCCAGCGCTATCGCGTGGCGATTTACCAGGATCATGAAAATCCGTCCCGCAACAATACCGATGTGCGCAACCGTATCATTGATCTCGGCTACAGCTGGGACATGAGTGAAGACAGTACAATCACGGCCCAGTTTACCGATATTATCCAACATTACGGCGGTGCCCGTTTGCGTGGTATCCCGACCGATGATGCCGGTAACTTCCTGGCCGATATCGACTGGAACGCCAACGAAGCATCCGATTTTCAGGATCTGGAAGCCCAGGTGTATCAGCTGCGTCTTGACCACAGCTTCAACGACTGGCTGAGCGGTGATGTGACATTACGTTACTACGAAAACAGCGAAGATCAGAAGTACCATGAGCCGAACGGGCTGGAAGATACCGATGGTGACGGCGTGGCTGACTGGAGCAAACGCCAGTTCCGCGATCAGGTTCGCGATAATAAAGCAGGGTCGGTATCGGCCAATCTCGTTGCGTTACTGGGTGACCACACGCTGCTGTTTGGCGCAGATTACTACCGCATCGATGAAGACTATATCTATTACCGCGCCAAAAGTGTTGGCGGCCTGAGCCTGACCAATCCGGTGTATGGTGCCGATACTTCTGCCTATACCTTAAGTTTGGCTAAACAGACCGATTCACGCTCTGAGCGTTATGGCGCCTATGCGCAAGATCAATGGCAGATTACCGAGCAGTGGAATGTTCTGGCCGGCCTGCGTATTGACGGCTTTAAAGATGAAGTGAACGACATCAAGAAACTCGACCCAGGATCACTACACCGGCTCTGGCATGTCCTACCGTCTTGGCTCGACTTACAAAATCAATCCGCAATGGCATCCGTATGCTGTGGTCGCGACCGGATTTGTACCTCAGGATGCTGCAGATCAGGCATCGGCTAA
- a CDS encoding TonB-dependent receptor yields the protein MSYRLGSTYKINPQWHPYAVVATGFVPQDAADQASANGGPFDPEESLMFETGVRSYWLDNALNVNLALYHITKENILQADPDDDTRSVAFGKVRSQGVEVDMLADVTDNWTANLSYAYNDTRVKEAYDGISGTVGTRFANAPHHQLGLWTRYDLTAIDSSVGFGADHVSEQYNQSGQTVKAYTVFDASWQTRWQDWLFQLNVKNLFDKKYAVSGFIDRTGHFPGEQRRVYLTASYDF from the coding sequence ATGTCCTACCGTCTTGGCTCGACTTACAAAATCAATCCGCAATGGCATCCGTATGCTGTGGTCGCGACCGGATTTGTACCTCAGGATGCTGCAGATCAGGCATCGGCTAACGGTGGTCCGTTTGATCCGGAAGAGAGCCTGATGTTTGAAACCGGGGTACGCAGTTACTGGCTTGATAATGCCCTCAACGTGAATCTTGCGTTGTACCACATTACCAAAGAGAACATTCTGCAGGCAGACCCGGATGACGACACCCGCTCAGTGGCGTTTGGTAAGGTGCGCAGCCAAGGTGTTGAAGTGGATATGCTGGCCGATGTCACGGACAACTGGACCGCAAATCTGAGCTATGCCTACAACGATACCCGGGTTAAAGAAGCTTACGATGGTATCAGCGGCACAGTGGGAACCCGCTTTGCTAACGCGCCGCACCATCAGTTGGGTCTGTGGACCCGTTACGACCTGACTGCGATTGATTCGTCGGTCGGCTTTGGCGCCGACCATGTCAGCGAGCAGTACAACCAGAGCGGACAGACGGTGAAAGCGTATACCGTGTTTGATGCTTCCTGGCAGACGCGCTGGCAGGACTGGTTATTCCAGCTTAATGTCAAAAACCTGTTTGATAAGAAGTATGCGGTCAGCGGCTTTATTGACCGTACCGGCCACTTCCCGGGCGAGCAGCGTCGGGTTTACCTGACCGCGAGCTACGATTTTTAA
- a CDS encoding ABC transporter substrate-binding protein — protein sequence MIHALGLTSPAGLKNENASRQISLEQLLALNPGYLVVGDYTQNSIITRWEKQPLWKLLYAVRAKHLLHVDGNLWARCRGILAAEYMAADLVKLVNA from the coding sequence GTGATTCATGCACTTGGTCTGACGTCTCCGGCCGGACTGAAAAACGAAAATGCGTCACGTCAGATAAGTCTGGAACAACTGCTGGCGCTCAATCCCGGTTATCTGGTGGTAGGCGATTATACCCAGAACAGCATTATTACCCGCTGGGAGAAGCAACCGTTGTGGAAACTGCTGTATGCAGTGCGTGCCAAACATCTGCTGCACGTTGACGGCAATTTGTGGGCGCGTTGCCGCGGTATCCTGGCGGCGGAATATATGGCGGCCGACCTGGTTAAACTGGTTAACGCCTGA
- a CDS encoding iron chelate uptake ABC transporter family permease subunit produces MVGVDKLKQTSVVATLVVFLLLVAWWALFAFSAVPVSGAEALTALWAPDEQVMAHMIVREIRLPRVLEAALVGASLSCAGTLMQGLTRNPLASPSLFGVNAGAALGMALVSTVFAASSTLTTPVAAMIGGLSAWSLVMLLGGAWKMGSERGQLVLAGIAISALCGALTKASVILEEDQAASVMAWLAGSFAHVSWDTWQMSWPGLSAALVLSMLLAPKVNVLAMGDERVKSLGVNLTLLRVLIGLAVLVLVGLCVSTVGAIAFVGLIVPHMARLLVGYDHRRLLLVVMLIGAMLTLLADIISRAVVFPTETPAGAVLALIGAPCFLYLVRNRA; encoded by the coding sequence ATGGTCGGGGTGGACAAGCTGAAACAGACGAGCGTGGTTGCCACGCTCGTTGTGTTTTTACTGCTGGTGGCATGGTGGGCGCTGTTTGCCTTTTCGGCTGTGCCGGTCTCGGGCGCCGAAGCACTGACCGCATTGTGGGCGCCGGATGAGCAGGTGATGGCGCACATGATTGTGCGCGAAATCCGCCTGCCCAGGGTTCTGGAAGCGGCGCTGGTTGGTGCCAGCCTGTCATGTGCCGGCACTTTAATGCAGGGGCTGACCCGTAACCCGCTGGCTTCACCAAGTCTGTTTGGTGTTAATGCCGGCGCTGCGCTGGGCATGGCCTTGGTCAGCACAGTGTTTGCAGCTTCTTCGACCCTGACTACGCCTGTTGCTGCCATGATCGGCGGCTTGAGTGCCTGGAGCCTGGTGATGCTGCTTGGTGGTGCCTGGAAAATGGGCTCAGAGCGCGGTCAGTTGGTGTTAGCCGGGATCGCGATTTCCGCCTTGTGCGGTGCGCTGACCAAAGCCAGTGTCATTCTGGAAGAAGATCAGGCCGCCAGCGTGATGGCCTGGCTGGCGGGCTCGTTTGCTCATGTCAGCTGGGATACCTGGCAGATGAGCTGGCCGGGTCTGAGTGCAGCCCTGGTGCTCAGTATGTTGCTGGCCCCCAAGGTTAACGTGCTGGCGATGGGCGATGAGCGGGTCAAAAGTTTGGGCGTTAATCTGACCCTGCTGCGAGTGCTAATTGGCCTGGCAGTGCTGGTGCTGGTTGGCTTGTGTGTCAGCACGGTCGGAGCGATCGCTTTTGTTGGCCTGATTGTGCCGCATATGGCGCGTTTACTGGTGGGGTATGATCACCGGCGTCTGCTGCTGGTGGTGATGCTGATTGGCGCGATGCTGACCCTGCTGGCCGATATCATCAGCCGGGCGGTGGTCTTTCCGACTGAAACACCGGCTGGCGCTGTGCTGGCACTGATTGGTGCGCCTTGTTTTCTGTATCTGGTGAGAAATCGCGCATGA
- a CDS encoding iron chelate uptake ABC transporter family permease subunit: protein MKRALSLGISVNRVRAAALLVAVIWTSAAVAVCGPISFLGLVAPHLARQLVGGRHQNLLPTAMLVGALLLLVADLAARIIDPPLELPAGIMTAIIGAPYFLYLLTKMR, encoded by the coding sequence ATGAAACGTGCGCTCAGCCTCGGTATTTCGGTCAACCGGGTTCGCGCTGCGGCGCTGCTGGTAGCGGTCATCTGGACCTCCGCGGCTGTGGCGGTGTGCGGCCCGATCAGTTTTCTTGGTCTGGTTGCCCCGCATCTGGCGCGGCAACTGGTCGGCGGACGTCATCAGAACTTACTGCCGACCGCGATGCTGGTGGGGGCTTTGCTGCTGCTGGTCGCCGACCTGGCGGCGCGCATTATTGATCCGCCCCTTGAGCTGCCGGCCGGAATCATGACGGCGATTATCGGCGCGCCGTACTTTTTATACCTGTTAACCAAAATGAGATAA
- the fecE gene encoding Fe(3+) dicitrate ABC transporter ATP-binding protein FecE, with translation MRLSTENLTVGYGKGPIVKGVDVDIPPGKITALLGPNGCGKSTLLKTLSRILKAQSGQVLWQGEPIEQVASRTLAQHLALLPQSQEPPEGVTVREAVAYGRSPYTGFWGQLSAQDKQIVDEAMQATGVASFADKAVSDLSGGQRQRVWLALTLAQDTDFILLDEPTTYLDINHQVELMKLMRSLNLQGKTIVTVLHDINQACRYCDHLIVMQDGHIVSEGSPAQVMTPDLLARVFELDAEIHLDPIAGTPMCVVR, from the coding sequence ATGCGTTTAAGTACTGAAAATCTGACTGTCGGCTACGGCAAAGGCCCGATTGTGAAAGGCGTCGATGTCGATATTCCGCCGGGAAAAATTACCGCACTGCTCGGCCCGAATGGTTGCGGAAAATCGACCTTGCTCAAGACGTTGTCGCGCATTCTCAAAGCGCAGAGCGGGCAGGTATTGTGGCAGGGTGAACCGATTGAACAGGTGGCATCGCGCACATTGGCGCAGCATCTCGCGCTGTTGCCGCAGTCACAGGAGCCGCCGGAAGGCGTGACGGTACGCGAAGCCGTCGCATACGGGCGCAGCCCTTACACCGGTTTCTGGGGCCAGCTCTCGGCACAAGACAAGCAGATCGTTGATGAGGCGATGCAGGCAACAGGTGTTGCTTCTTTTGCGGATAAAGCCGTGTCAGATCTGTCCGGTGGCCAGCGTCAGCGAGTCTGGCTGGCGCTGACTCTGGCTCAGGATACCGATTTTATTCTGCTTGATGAGCCGACTACTTATCTCGATATCAACCATCAGGTTGAACTGATGAAGCTGATGCGCAGCTTAAATCTGCAGGGCAAAACCATTGTGACTGTACTGCATGATATCAATCAGGCCTGTCGTTACTGCGATCATCTGATCGTGATGCAGGATGGTCACATAGTCAGTGAAGGCAGCCCGGCGCAAGTGATGACCCCGGACTTGCTGGCCCGGGTGTTTGAGCTCGACGCGGAAATTCATCTGGATCCGATCGCCGGCACGCCTATGTGTGTAGTGCGCTAA
- a CDS encoding (2Fe-2S)-binding protein: MSVTLNVNGVDKEIDATPDMPILWAVRDHLEMTGTKFGCGMAQCGACTVHLNGQPIRSCVTPIQAAVGQKITTIEGVESRAAKVVQAAWDELQVPQCGYCQSGQIMSAVALLERNPKPSDEDIDAAMSGNICRCATYVRIRKAIKDAAAQL; encoded by the coding sequence ATGTCAGTAACTTTGAATGTGAACGGTGTCGATAAAGAAATCGATGCAACTCCAGATATGCCGATTCTATGGGCGGTGCGTGATCATCTTGAAATGACCGGTACTAAATTCGGATGCGGTATGGCGCAATGTGGTGCCTGTACTGTGCATCTGAACGGCCAGCCGATTCGTTCTTGTGTCACTCCTATCCAGGCGGCTGTCGGCCAGAAAATTACCACGATTGAAGGTGTCGAAAGCCGCGCGGCCAAAGTAGTTCAGGCTGCGTGGGATGAACTGCAGGTGCCGCAGTGTGGTTACTGCCAGTCGGGTCAGATCATGTCCGCGGTGGCGCTGCTTGAGCGTAATCCTAAGCCGAGCGATGAGGATATTGATGCCGCGATGTCGGGCAATATCTGTCGTTGTGCCACTTATGTGCGTATTCGCAAAGCGATCAAAGACGCGGCTGCTCAGCTGTAA
- a CDS encoding molybdopterin cofactor-binding domain-containing protein: MRKMSFSSPAEEVVPGRRKFLKLMGGVGAGLTLGFSLPASQKAQAAAAESASAPFAPNAFVRIGTDNQVTVMIKHIEMGQGTYTGLTTLVAEELDADWSQMVAAGAPADANLYNNTLWGPMQGTGGSTAIANSYIQMRTAGAAAKAMLVAAAAQRWGVDASQIKVNAGVISHGNKQATFGELAEAAAKLPVPDEAGVTLKTPEQFVFIGKQKVSRKDIGKNDGTAIFTQDIKLPGMLTAMVLHAPKFGAKLKSVDDKQAKASPGVVDVVTIPTGVAVLAKDYWSAKKGRDLLAVTWDESAAFTKSSAQVMSEYTALAQKDGIKARSEGDAAASLQQADTVIDNTYQFPFLSHSPMEPMNCVAQVTDQGCEIWNGEQFQTVDQNNIAQVLGIKPEQVKLNMLLAGGSFGRRAKPAFGLPAGSGRDRAPEKRHSG, from the coding sequence ATGCGTAAAATGTCTTTTTCTTCACCGGCTGAAGAAGTGGTACCCGGCCGTCGTAAATTTCTCAAACTGATGGGTGGTGTCGGTGCCGGGTTAACCCTGGGTTTCTCGCTGCCGGCATCACAAAAAGCGCAAGCGGCAGCCGCGGAATCTGCATCGGCGCCGTTTGCACCCAATGCGTTTGTTCGTATCGGCACCGATAATCAGGTGACGGTGATGATCAAACATATCGAAATGGGGCAGGGTACTTACACCGGTTTGACCACTCTGGTCGCTGAAGAGCTGGATGCTGACTGGAGCCAGATGGTGGCTGCCGGCGCACCGGCTGACGCCAACCTTTACAACAATACCTTGTGGGGCCCGATGCAGGGCACAGGCGGCAGTACTGCGATTGCTAACTCTTACATTCAGATGCGCACCGCAGGTGCGGCGGCCAAAGCCATGCTGGTTGCAGCTGCAGCGCAGCGCTGGGGTGTGGATGCCAGCCAGATTAAGGTTAACGCGGGCGTTATCAGCCACGGCAATAAGCAGGCGACCTTTGGTGAGCTGGCCGAAGCTGCCGCCAAACTGCCGGTGCCGGATGAAGCCGGCGTAACGTTGAAAACGCCGGAGCAGTTTGTCTTTATCGGCAAACAGAAAGTGAGCCGTAAAGATATCGGTAAAAATGACGGTACAGCGATTTTTACTCAGGATATCAAACTGCCTGGCATGCTGACTGCCATGGTGCTGCACGCTCCTAAGTTTGGTGCCAAGCTGAAAAGCGTGGACGATAAACAGGCCAAAGCATCGCCGGGTGTGGTCGATGTAGTGACCATTCCGACTGGCGTGGCTGTGCTGGCGAAAGATTACTGGAGTGCGAAAAAAGGCCGTGATCTGCTGGCCGTGACCTGGGATGAGAGTGCCGCGTTTACTAAGAGCTCGGCGCAGGTAATGTCTGAGTACACGGCACTGGCCCAGAAAGACGGCATCAAAGCGCGCAGTGAAGGTGATGCGGCCGCGAGCCTGCAACAGGCTGACACCGTGATCGACAACACCTACCAGTTCCCGTTCCTGTCCCACTCACCGATGGAGCCGATGAACTGTGTCGCCCAGGTGACCGATCAGGGCTGTGAGATCTGGAACGGCGAACAGTTCCAGACCGTCGACCAGAACAACATTGCCCAGGTGCTGGGCATCAAACCAGAGCAGGTTAAGCTCAACATGTTGCTGGCGGGTGGTAGCTTTGGTCGCCGTGCGAAACCCGCATTCGGATTACCTGCTGGAAGCGGTCGAGATCGCGCGCCAGAAAAAAGGCACTCCGGTTAA